In Mercenaria mercenaria strain notata chromosome 13, MADL_Memer_1, whole genome shotgun sequence, the DNA window AGCCCGTAATATAGTTTTGGCTAGTTTTAACTATTGACAGGCAAGCAATCCAATAAGTGTATCATAGATATTTGGCTGTAAGCTTATTCATGACTGACACAGGTAATCCATAAGTGCGGCTCCTCCAGAAGACTTTTAGTAATGTTGGTGGGTTGATATTGCAAGATACAGACGTCGCTCCAATTTCTGAAGCTACCCTGGtcctttagcgtgccaggtgttaAGCACCCATACATGGGACTCTAATCccaaagtttatatattttagttgAAGGAGCGGAGGATCGAATTCACCAAACCTGGtctcgtagtcagacagtgttagcGCTAGTGTCTTATTAATGTTTGCTTACACTTCCGTTACAAGGTTTGCCTTGTCTGATTGGCCAATCAAATAATGTAAacgtcaaattgatttttgttttaagcGTTTAAAGAGTTCTCACTTATATCTAAAAGCACTGTAACATAACACATTGTATCTCAATCATCTTAAATCACTTAAATTGATAAACTGATACATTGCTTTCATcctgtttttttaatgttattaaacgAACAAATTTTAGTAATACAAATGGATTTATGGCTCTAAGGATATGATGAATTAACAGATGGCAATATTTTCCTGTCTGAAATGCCATTTAGACTGATATATTTGatgtcatacattttaaaacacaCAAATAACCCACTAACTCTCACATATGTCACAGACTGAggagaaaaaatgtgcagccagacctgGACATAAATATATAATGCGGAAAACGGTGCATTTCCTAAACTAATTTATCCAAACTCTAAACAAATATGTCATATTTATGTCAAATGACTTACCGAACTCTCTAGCGACGTATCTTGCAATGGCCCCACTTTGTGCAAGCTTTTTCCCATCGACATCTAGTACTGGCATCTGACCGAATGGAGTAgctgaaaatggcaaaatatttACCACAATAAATATCGAAATGTATTCTCTGACAATTGAACATTAGTCGAAATAATTTAGTTAAGACTCAGCCTTTGTGACCACCTGTACTTTGTCTTAAGGCATTTGTCATGTCCGTTCAGCAACTTCTCGAATTACTATTTTAATCTGGTTTCCACCTGGCATAAGCATCCACCTGCCTTTAGCAGTCGCGTTATATCGCGtccttgactggctgcttaatataGGCTAGATGTAGGATTAGCAACAACATTTTGAATATAGATCTTGATACTGTAATGTAGCAAGTAAACCAAAGCTATTTCAGaaattttcaaagtatatttcttgttatacatataaaatgatatttgaatgaaattaaaatatgtaatggCAGAGGCTGTCATAAAAAGACATGGTTCACGAATATTTTCGTCGATCTCCATTATCAGCTATCAGATTGCCGGGTGGAATATCTGTGGACATTCGGTTGTCTGACACGCTAATTAAAACGTTTCATATCTTAACAACTTCATTGCAAATTTGGTGAAACTTGGATCAGCCATGAAATTCTTTTGATTAAATACCTTTATATTATCACGTCATTTAAACAAGTTGAAAGTCTTTCATCTATCTTGGCATTTGATTGCCTTCCTGCTTCACAAATATTCTTAACGgatatactttttttttgttataaagagaaatacaaatattatggCCCATTAATAACAATCGGCAAATTACATATTCTCCGTAAGTGGTATCGGCATTTTCCGGTCTTTGACGGAAAGTCATCTGTACACGAAACTACACAGTTGAGTATTATTAAAAGGCCGTCGTGGACCACTTTTTGGCTGAGCTTAATACCGGCCGTACCAGTGTTTTAgcattaaatttcatcttttgctTTGATTTAAAGTGCCGAAATATTGCCTTGTTAAAGTAATTATCCACAACGGTATCTGTCATGATAGCCCACGGGTGTGAAAACAACTTCGGCACATTTCCTGTCAAACGTAAGTTGACCCTGCTTGATTGGAATAATCATAAGTAAACGATTATCTGACGGATCTTTAATCTTAATGCTTCAACATTTAATGAGCGACTTCGACCTCGGGCAAATGTAACATTGCTGTATTCAGCATCTCAGGGCTACGTTATACTTTCAACTAGTACAGATAGCCCcgctatattttgtttttcattttattgttgcTTTCTTTTATTTCCATTCtcttattacttttattttatacaaaaatacagttgtaGACATAGTATTCAATGCATACATAAACCTTACATCATAACCAGTTGTAAGTATGAGATTTATTGTTACGTAGCTCagataataattaaaaaaaatgaaatgaacaaaaaaacTTCAGCGGGGATGCCCATATCAGACTTAATCGTTGCATAAAATTTGATGCCATCGCCTGATCTGAGATTCACAGAGGGGTCGCTATAGTTGTTTTCTACCTCTTGGTTGACACTCAGACACttaaatacatcaacatttatagcAATCTGCTAATGTTGGATAGTTATCCTTGGAAAATATTAGAAAATCTTAACTAAAAATGCTTTTACGCACTTATTGGCAtctcaaatctttttttttttcgggggtggggatggggggtGAAATCCCCAGCCCCCTTTACGAGAAGAGGAGATCCCCCCTCTCGTGGTCTCCTCCCTCTCCTGCCATCGGCGTCCCAAGGCCGGACCAGTTTTTCGAAACCGGCGACGGCGCTGTATTACGTGATACAAAAGCATAGTTTAAGATTCAGATAAGCTGCAAATCCTCGCCGAGGTAGTAAAGTGTTTgttctacatttttacatggtACAGCTACTAAATAAACGAGAGATTTATCAGTATCTGTGTCATATCATCTTTAAAGATTACTGAAGTCCTTATTGTAGTTATACAAATATTTGACTGTCTTACATGCGGTTGTCTTACTGATTTTTATAAACTAATTTGTTCTATATATTAACAGGGAAATAAAAGATAAGTTTTCATGGCTATCTTAGGACAAGAAATTTTTAGCTGTTGCTGCAAATAGAATCACCTACAGTTATAACGTTTGgagatttatatttttattaagattcttaaaaattaattcatcttttttataattatatacatgtatttctaatttgaattttgcGATTATTTCTATGAAATACGGACGTACAAAAGACGTACCACAAACATAATTACGAAACACTACCTTAATTTACTAGAATATTAATGTGAGTAAGTTTGCATGATGAATCTTGACCACGAGCTTAAGTTAGCTTTCAACttttgcattttcattttaaatatttgtacaatgaTAACTACTTACATGGCTTGAATGATGGCCAGTTTTCGCTCTGTATCCTGTCGTCTTCAAAGTCTCTGCCGGCGGCATAAAACACATAGCGCACCAGTTCTCCCCGTCCACGCACgtcaaaatatgaaaacttgTAGGACGGCATGTTCTATTTGATATTGGAGTCTGTTTCTGTAATACATCGATACAAATAAATTATGCGATGTCCAGTGCCATagttatattttactttaaaataaatccgtggtccatagtttgtgctatgaATGGTCTATATTTAACACATGTTTGCTGGGCTATTTAGgcaaaaacaatgaaaagaaatctgtgaaaattaatttctgataaCAGTTCTTCTGACCCCGGGTAATAATTTTTACTATTGACTGACATGAACTTTGTTTAAATGTCCATTTTAAGCATTTACTTgtgaaagaaaataataaaacgttTACTCTTGCAACAATtctcaataaaaagaaaaataatatttgatattacCTCGTATAAATCCTAGTATTCCTTCGTAAAGTAATTAACTGTTATTAGTTAACGTATTTAAGATAGGTCGCAGTTCTATTTCTTGACCATCTAGGGCATTCTAGTGTACGTGCCTGGAGATAATAGTACGTACATATACTACATAGAATATAAACTATATATACTGCCCGTCAAAAGTCTGTACAATATTTGCGTGTTGTATACATTAAATTCAGAACAGGCCGATATTTGATATTTGCTATATATGTATGGAATTTATAACTGGATACAATAtcgaaataaataaacatttttatccaAGCTGTTAATGGATTTCACTTAAGCTGTATGTGTATTATAGAAAAGAACAGAAGacacattttataaatatctaGTTTAAACATTTATAGTTCATCGTTACATCCAAAGTATGTAAACatataagggaaaaaaaacaacattaaatcaGAATTTAACTCATTTGACCTTAATTTAATGTCTATTTTACATCACTAATCTAATATTTCCAACAGATCCGTATTTGTAAAACTTTACAACTGATTTGTAGCATACACTGGTCTATGGTAATGTCTAAGAATATAGTGCTTTTTAAAGTGGACATATAAACACAGAATGAAGTACAGCTTCAATGTCATTACATTGACAAAGTGTACATTTCCTCTTGTTTCCGAATTTAATGGGGCAAGGGTCTCTTTATAGCTTCAGTCGTTGATTTAAGTATTTTTGTAATGCGAAAGAATACAaatgtgtgtacatgtatacacttAACTATATTAAAACGACAATAGTAgtggttttttttggttttttttctttttttcttttttgtttgttttgttttaaagggaTGAATCCCGAAAAGATTGGTTTTtgacaatttatattttttcatgaaattattgTAAAGCGTTTCATTTTGCTGGTAGTGTAGGTCAACAATCAAGACAAGCCCTAAATATGAATGATAAATACTGATATTTGAGCAACTGATTAAGTTGTTTGAACAACAGGTTTGATTTGTTGAACCGTATTCAAAAGAATCGACAAGTTTCAAATAAATTAACAAGATATACCAAAAGTAAATGCAACATTTCACAAAAAACCGCCATAGATGTGTATTCAAGGTCACTAAACTATACAAGATATCCAAACGATCCAAGCCATGTACAGGTTTAATCTTTTTTCCAGGAGCAAATGTATAAATAATCAAtggaaaattatataaacaaaaagtattcaaaatgCAAATCAtcgtgaacagaatataattaAGCTAACATTTGAAGGCAGTTTATTAAACGacgcttatacatgtatatgttgccGGTTGTATGTGTTGCTGGTTGTATATGTTGCTGGTTGTATGTGTTGCTGTTGTATGTGTTGCTGGTTGTATGTGTTGCTGGTTGTATGTGATGCTGGTTGTATGTGTTGCTGGTTGTATATGTTGCTGGTTGTATATGTTGCTGGTTGTATATGTTGCTGGTTGTATGTGTTGCTGGTTGTATATGTTGTTGGTTATATATGTTGCTGGTTGTATGTGTTGCTTGTTGTATGTGTTGCTTGTTGTATATGTTGCTGGTTGTATGTGCTGGTTGTATGTGTTGCTGGTTGTATATGTTGCTTGTCGTATGTGTTGCTGGTTGTATATGTTGCTGGTTGTATATGTTGTTGTTCGTATGTGTTGCTGGTTGTATATGTTGCTTGTTGTATGTGTTGCTGGTTGTATATGTTGTTGTTCGTATGTGTTGCTGGTTGTATGTGTTGTTTATCTGATTGTGCAATATACTTAACTCTGTTTACGCCACCATCTACTGTTTGCTGTGTTTTATCTTTGTGTACTCTACTTTTGATTCTATATGCGGATTGAATGTATACAGGGTGCTCTGATTATCCCCCGCTTAAGGCGTTCGCGTtgttcgtcagtccgtccgtctatccgagcttacatttgcatacttaggctgctataggaacaataggtaactgtactttttctttgatgtcattcattccgtaagcttttatgtggttatttttcttttacgtgactaaaagaacaatagagaggaCAAAAGAATAGCAcgtaaatacccatatgtaggaacgtccgtccgtccttccgtccgaaACCATATCTATGACATAGTGTGAACTATTATAGAAATGTTAATTGCCGTAGGGAAAATGCCGCTCTGCAAGTTTCGCTCAGATTGCATGAGTAAGACAAGAGTTAAGGCCTTTTCATACACTTTATATAGTGTTTTGTTCCTTTTTCTGTCCGTTCaaagtcatatctcagacatagatggaaggaatttgataaaacatagtAGAAGTGTTACCTGCTATAGGGCAATGCGGCTCTGCAAGTTTCATTCAGCTTGGTTAAGGAAGTCAAGATTTGTGGTCATTTCGATTTTTTGTCCATTCCAATAATTGTATGGTTTataggatttcaataaaacatggaaGGAAATGTTATAATGAAACGCGGTTCTGCAGGCTTTAGTTTGATTGTTtgaggaagacaagatttattgcc includes these proteins:
- the LOC128547649 gene encoding uncharacterized protein LOC128547649; translation: MCCWLYMLLVVCVAVVCVAGCMCCWLYVMLVVCVAGCICCWLYMLLVVYVAGCMCCWLYMLLVIYVAGCMCCLLYVLLVVYVAGCMCWLYVLLVVYVACRMCCWLYMLLVVYVVVRMCCWLYMLLVVCVAGCICCCSYVLLVVCVVYLIVQYT